In the genome of Pseudoliparis swirei isolate HS2019 ecotype Mariana Trench chromosome 3, NWPU_hadal_v1, whole genome shotgun sequence, one region contains:
- the LOC130210130 gene encoding cornifelin homolog B-like, with amino-acid sequence MDYDSQIALLSTQPPVARRRTSCVEDEWTSGLCECCLETSDCCYGFWCCPCFACSTTRLLGHSLCLPLPDVCGCVIRPITTAMRVHVRQRRRYGIRGTLCTDCLASSFCPSCVWCQMSREMKYRTLPTTLGDIVRRDDDIIHH; translated from the exons ATGGACTACGACTCCCAGATAGCATTGCTGTCA ACTCAGCCCCCggtggcgaggaggaggacctcCTGTGTAGAGGACGAGTGGACCTCTGGGCTCTGTGAATGCTGCCTGGAGACCAGCGACT gcTGCTATGGCTTCTGGTGCTGTCCCTGCTTCGCCTGCTCCACCACCAGGCTGCTGGGTCAcagtctctgtctccccctgccGGACGTCTGCGGCTGCGTCATCAGACCAATCACCACCGCCATGAGGGTGCACGTGCGCCAGCGGCGGCGCTACGGCATCCGA gGTACTCTGTGTACAGACTGCTTGGCCTCGTCCTTCTGTCCGTCCTGTGTCTGGTGTCAGATGTCCAGGGAGATGAAGTACAGGACACTCCCCACCACGCTGGGTGACATCGTACGCagggacgatgacatcatccaccaCTGA
- the nhp2 gene encoding H/ACA ribonucleoprotein complex subunit 2-like protein, translated as MTKTKKEKVSAVEPEAAVADGNEKSYHELIANVNPIAQPLASRKLSKKLYKCVKKASKVKNIRRGVKEVQKFINKGEKGIVVMAGDTLPIDVYCHLPVMCEDRSLPYAYIPSKGDLGASAGSKRPTCVILIKPHEDYQEAYDECVLEVSRLPKPL; from the exons ATgacgaagacgaagaaggaGAAGGTGTCCGCGGTGGAGCCGGAGGCCGCGGTGGCCGACGGGAACGAGAAGTCCTACCACGAGCTCATCGCCAACGTGAACCCCATCGCGCAGCCGCTGGCCTCGCGCAAGCTCAGCAAGAAGCTCTACAAGTGCGTGAAGAAAG CTTCCAAAGTGAAGAACATCCGCAGAGGAGTGAAAGAAGTCCAGAAGTTCATCAACAAGGGGGAGAAAGG CATCGTGGTGATGGCCGGCGACACGCTGCCCATCGACGTGTACTGCCACCTGCCCGTCATGTGCGAGGACCGCAGCCTGCCCTACGCCTACATCCCCTCCAAAGGG GATCTGGGTGCTTCTGCCGGCTCCAAGAGGCCGACCTGCGTGATCCTGATCAAGCCCCACGAGGACTACCAGGAGGCCTACGatgagtgtgtgttggaggtGTCCCGCCTGCCCAAACCGCTCTGA
- the foxi3a gene encoding forkhead box protein I3a: protein MASFVPEPRLSPPRGLWSLGLYSPPEASLGGPPWTHRDPYHCFSCPDPGPVYGEPGPPPALVALLPPLFGGPWASLQRPVRPPYSYSALIAMAIQSAPGGRLTLSQIYDSVADRFPFYGWQNAVRHNLSLNSCFRKVLRPQGDPGKGSYWTLDTNCEKMLDNGNFRRKRKRKAESMPTVKTPSSSSSSGLSPKLPSMHSGMGGSSEFPELSDGALGGFLPPPPPPPPPPHAGSPSPFMQVPDLSSPPPPLGFSSRPGSGGPRWDPSSSSLYVDLQTESCFLPDLQEAQQLEAQCGFYGGALL, encoded by the exons ATGGCGTCCTTCGTCCCCGAGCCACGGCTTTCCCCCCCGAGGGGGCTCTGGTCTCTGGGCCTCTACAGCCCTCCTGAGGCCAGTCTGGGGGGGCCCCcgtggacccacagggacccctACCACTGCTTCTCCTGCCCAGACCCGGGCCCCGTCTATGGGGAACCAGGACCCCCCCCAGCCCTGGTGGCCCTGCTCCCCCCCCTCTtcgggggcccctgggcctccCTCCAGCGCCCGGTCCGCCCCCCGTACTCCTACTCCGCCCTCATCGCCATGGCGATCCAGAGCGCTCCGGGCGGCCGGCTGACGCTCAGCCAGATCTACGACTCCGTGGCCGACCGCTTCCCGTTCTACGGCTGGCAGAACGCCGTCCGCCACAACCTGTCGCTCAACAGCTGCTTCCGGAAGGTTCTGCGGCCGCAGGGCGACCCGG GAAAAGGAagctactggactctggacacAAACTGTGAGAAGATGTTGGACAACGGAAACTTTCGccgcaagaggaagaggaaggcggAGAGCATGCCCACTGTGAagacaccttcctcctcctcctcatcagggCTCAGCCCTAAACTTCCCAGCATGCACAGCGGCATGGGTGGCAGCAGTGAGTTCCCGGAGCTCTCAGACGGAGCCCTTGGCggcttcctgcctcctcctcctcctcctcctcctcctcctcacgccgGCTCCCCCTCACCGTTCATGCAGGTACCGGACCTCtcctccccgcctcctcctctggggTTCTCCTCCCGCCCCGGCTCCGGGGGGCCCCGGTGGGACCCCAGCAGCTCCTCGCTCTACGTGGACCTGCAGACGGAGTCCTGCTTCCTGCCGGACCTGCAGGAGGCCCAGCAGCTGGAGGCCCAGTGCGGCTTCTACGGGGGGGCgctcctctga
- the lcp2a gene encoding lymphocyte cytosolic protein 2a isoform X1 translates to MSSDRLPSRAEVTGWSPQQLADYLKRMNLSGCDKVVLKNSISGSRFVNLSDNDLQKFPKLHAPMVSKSSADISRKEQRRGLFGQRSAVGLVRSTPKYHEPAAADAPPDLQGWAEDEFDDEEFDDDYESPFSGDEGEGSGGDYESPNEDLDGANDYEPPPTEPPGDLVPKPSPAPPDSDYIDSHVSSRGPPPAVSPRPPAATLTAPSPPMPAESRRDRSPNPPSGPPQIFRCNKPGRGSGAPPPPIRGPQRHAAHTPGPRPHRPQMDSPDPPTWSKPPVLRSSSSARPPPNRSDVRREHNEALKHSSSSLPSQPGDSLPPSAASAGPLTHKLPAAMTRHRSSLVASQSLRPPPPASLNTQELDPRWYVGKVTRGQAEGCLRRVNKDGAFVVRDSSQQQPLQPFTLMVLYQQKVFNIQVRQQQQHFLLGTGLKVQELFPSVSGIVAHYSQNPLLLIDAKNRASGQQNQCQLADPAGDQMSRQQRS, encoded by the exons ATGAGCTCTGACCGGCTGCCGTCCAGGGCGGAGGTGACGGGGTGGAGCCCACAGCAGCTGGCCGACTACCTGAAGAGG ATGAATCTCTCCGGTTGTGATAAAGTTGTTCTCAAGAACTCAATCAGTGGATCCAGATTCGTG AATCTGAGTGACAACGACCTTCAGAAGTTCCCCAAACTTCACGCTCC GATGGTCTCTAAGTCCAGCGCTGACATCAGCAggaaggagcagaggagaggcctgttcggtcaaaggtcagcagTGGGTCTTGTCAG ATCAACACCCAAATATCATGAACCAG CTGCTGCAGACGCTCCTCCTGACCTCCAGGGTTGGGCTGAAGACGAGTTT GATGATGAAGAGTTCGACGATGACTATGAGAGCCCGTTCAGCGGTGATGAAGGCGAGGGCAGCGGGGGGGACTACGAGTCCCCCAATGAAGACCTGGACGGGGCCAACGACtacgagcccccccccaccgagCCCCCGGGGGACCTGGTCCCCAAGCCCAGCCCCGCGCCCCCAGACAGCGACTACATCG ataGCCATGTGTCCTCCAGGGGCCCGCCCCCTGCTGTGTCGCCCCGCCCCCCAGCCGCCACCCTGACTGCACCGTCCCCCCCGATG ccagCAGAGTCCAGAAGAGACCGCTCCCCAAACC ctccttcaggaccgcCGCAGATCTTTCGATGCAACAAACCGGGTCGAGGTTCTGGAGCGCCCCCGCCCCCCATCAGAG GCCCTCAGCGCCACGCGGCCCACACG CCGGGCCCTCGTCCTCACAG GCCTCAGATGGACTCCCCCGACCCCCCCACCTGGTCCAAGCCACCGGTCCTCAGGAGCAGCTCCTCCGCCCGGCCTCCTCCCAACAG GTCCGATGTGAGGAGAGAG caCAACGAAG ctcTGAAACACAGcagctcctccctcccttcacaGCCAGGAGACAG TTTGCCGCCCAGCGCTGCGTCTGCAGGACCTCTGACCCACAAGCTGCCGGCCG cgatgACCAGACACAGAAGCAGCTTGGTAGCATCCCAGTcgctccgtcctcctccacctgcgtcCCTAAACACACAG gaGCTGGATCCGCGCTGGTACGTGGGCAAGGTCACCAGAGGTCAAGCTGAAGGATGTCTGAGGCGAGTCAACAAG gacggGGCCTTCGTGGTGAGGGacagcagccagcagcagccCCTGCAGCCCTTCACCCTCATGGTGCTCTACCAGCAGAAGGTCTTCAACATCCAGgtccggcagcagcagcaacacttCCTGCTGGGGACAGGCCTCAAAGTGCAGGAG CTCTTCCCCTCAGTGAGCGGCATCGTCGCTCATTACTCCCAGAATCCTTTGCTCCTCATCGACGCCAAGAACCGCGCCTCCGGACAGCAGAACCAGTGTCAGCTGGCCGACCCGGCCGGGGACCAGATGAGCAGGCAGCAACGGTCCTGA
- the lcp2a gene encoding lymphocyte cytosolic protein 2a isoform X2 codes for MSSDRLPSRAEVTGWSPQQLADYLKRMNLSGCDKVVLKNSISGSRFVNLSDNDLQKFPKLHAPMVSKSSADISRKEQRRGLFGQRSTPKYHEPAAADAPPDLQGWAEDEFDDEEFDDDYESPFSGDEGEGSGGDYESPNEDLDGANDYEPPPTEPPGDLVPKPSPAPPDSDYIDSHVSSRGPPPAVSPRPPAATLTAPSPPMPAESRRDRSPNPPSGPPQIFRCNKPGRGSGAPPPPIRGPQRHAAHTPGPRPHRPQMDSPDPPTWSKPPVLRSSSSARPPPNRSDVRREHNEALKHSSSSLPSQPGDSLPPSAASAGPLTHKLPAAMTRHRSSLVASQSLRPPPPASLNTQELDPRWYVGKVTRGQAEGCLRRVNKDGAFVVRDSSQQQPLQPFTLMVLYQQKVFNIQVRQQQQHFLLGTGLKVQELFPSVSGIVAHYSQNPLLLIDAKNRASGQQNQCQLADPAGDQMSRQQRS; via the exons ATGAGCTCTGACCGGCTGCCGTCCAGGGCGGAGGTGACGGGGTGGAGCCCACAGCAGCTGGCCGACTACCTGAAGAGG ATGAATCTCTCCGGTTGTGATAAAGTTGTTCTCAAGAACTCAATCAGTGGATCCAGATTCGTG AATCTGAGTGACAACGACCTTCAGAAGTTCCCCAAACTTCACGCTCC GATGGTCTCTAAGTCCAGCGCTGACATCAGCAggaaggagcagaggagaggcctgttcggtcaaag ATCAACACCCAAATATCATGAACCAG CTGCTGCAGACGCTCCTCCTGACCTCCAGGGTTGGGCTGAAGACGAGTTT GATGATGAAGAGTTCGACGATGACTATGAGAGCCCGTTCAGCGGTGATGAAGGCGAGGGCAGCGGGGGGGACTACGAGTCCCCCAATGAAGACCTGGACGGGGCCAACGACtacgagcccccccccaccgagCCCCCGGGGGACCTGGTCCCCAAGCCCAGCCCCGCGCCCCCAGACAGCGACTACATCG ataGCCATGTGTCCTCCAGGGGCCCGCCCCCTGCTGTGTCGCCCCGCCCCCCAGCCGCCACCCTGACTGCACCGTCCCCCCCGATG ccagCAGAGTCCAGAAGAGACCGCTCCCCAAACC ctccttcaggaccgcCGCAGATCTTTCGATGCAACAAACCGGGTCGAGGTTCTGGAGCGCCCCCGCCCCCCATCAGAG GCCCTCAGCGCCACGCGGCCCACACG CCGGGCCCTCGTCCTCACAG GCCTCAGATGGACTCCCCCGACCCCCCCACCTGGTCCAAGCCACCGGTCCTCAGGAGCAGCTCCTCCGCCCGGCCTCCTCCCAACAG GTCCGATGTGAGGAGAGAG caCAACGAAG ctcTGAAACACAGcagctcctccctcccttcacaGCCAGGAGACAG TTTGCCGCCCAGCGCTGCGTCTGCAGGACCTCTGACCCACAAGCTGCCGGCCG cgatgACCAGACACAGAAGCAGCTTGGTAGCATCCCAGTcgctccgtcctcctccacctgcgtcCCTAAACACACAG gaGCTGGATCCGCGCTGGTACGTGGGCAAGGTCACCAGAGGTCAAGCTGAAGGATGTCTGAGGCGAGTCAACAAG gacggGGCCTTCGTGGTGAGGGacagcagccagcagcagccCCTGCAGCCCTTCACCCTCATGGTGCTCTACCAGCAGAAGGTCTTCAACATCCAGgtccggcagcagcagcaacacttCCTGCTGGGGACAGGCCTCAAAGTGCAGGAG CTCTTCCCCTCAGTGAGCGGCATCGTCGCTCATTACTCCCAGAATCCTTTGCTCCTCATCGACGCCAAGAACCGCGCCTCCGGACAGCAGAACCAGTGTCAGCTGGCCGACCCGGCCGGGGACCAGATGAGCAGGCAGCAACGGTCCTGA
- the zmat2 gene encoding zinc finger matrin-type protein 2 — protein MASGSGFSKNDFRRKWDKDEYENLAQKRISEERDRERRDGKVVPPVKRDLLRHRDYKVDLESKLGKTIVITKTTPQAEMGGYYCNVCDCVVKDSINFLDHINGKKHQRNLGMSMRVERSSLDQVKKRFDANKKKMEEKQKEYDFEERMKELREEEEKAKAYKKEKQKERKRRAEEDVDLEEDDEMAAVMGFSGFGSAKKTH, from the exons ATGGCGTCCGGCAGCGGG TTCAGCAAGAATGACTTCCGTAGGAAGTGGGACAAAGACGAGTATGAGAACTTGGCCCAGAAGCGCATCTCTGAGGAGAGAGACCGCGAGAGGAGAGATG GCAAAGTGGTCCCGCCGGTCAAGCGGGACCTCCTGCGTCACCGAGACTATAAAGTGGACCTGGAGTCCAAACTGGGGAAGACCATCGTCATCACGAAGACCACCCCTCAGGCCGAGATGGGCGG tTATTACTGTAACGTCTGTGACTGCGTCGTCAAAGACTCCATCAACTTCCTGGACCACATCAACGGGAAGAAAc accagagGAACCTGGGCATGTCCATGCGGGTGGAGCGCTCgtctctggaccaggtgaagaaACGCTTTGATGCcaacaagaagaagatggaggagaagcagaaggagTACGACTTTGAGGAGCGCATGAAGGAGCtgcgagaggag GAGGAGAAGGCCAAGGCCTacaagaaggagaagcagaaggagagGAAGCGGCGAGCGGAGGAGGACGtggacctggaggaggacgacgagatGGCGGCCGTGATGGGCTTCTCCGGCTTCGGCTCGGCCAAGAAGACCCACTGA